In Methanobacterium sp., the genomic stretch TTACGGTTACTCCAGCAACACCAGGTTCGGTAGGATCCTGAAGACCATTTTTGTTTACGTCAAGCCAAACCTTATCTCCAAGTGCTGCAAGTCTGTAAAGACCAGCATCCCATGAAAGATCGGATTCGCAACGTTTTAAACATACAGGTCCAGCAATACCAGCAGCATTTGCGTCACTATCTGTAGAATCATTTGTACCCTGATTTAGAGGGCTAAATATCCATTTTACAACAGAATTAGGAGCTATAAACTCTAACCAGTAGATACCACTTTTTAGGTTTTTGAATATGTAATTACCAGTAGCATTTGTTACTGTTGTAGCAATTTTAGTTATTGGTCTGTATTGATTTCCAGTCCATAAATTCACAGTAACTCCAGGTAATCCAGGTTCATTTGGATCTTGGATACCATTTGCGTTTAAATCCTCCCAAACGAGGTCGCCTATTTTACCAGTTCTATCATCGCGATCTCGTCTGTCATCGCAGCGATCTTGGTCATGACATCTATCATTATTGTCTCTATCGCGACCATCTCGATCCCTGTGATTATCATCACATTCATTGTTATCTCTGTCACGATCATCTCGATCCCTATTATTGTTGTTAGGGTCGCTATTATCCCTGTCGTAGTTGTCACGATCCCTATGATCTTTTTTCCTTATATCTCTGCCATTATCATCTGGATCATTATTAAGATTCGATTCCCTCGTTATTTCAATATTTTGCAAATTTGACGCGCTATCAATTGAATTTTCACATGTGGATTCTGCAGCTGATACGAATCCACTAATTGTAACTGCAACTAAAACCGTCATTATGAGTATTGCCAAACTTCTTTGCACACTCTTTCGCATTTTTTCACCTCCTTAATGTTTTGTATGCAATAATAGTATTATGGTAATAACAATATTTAATATTAACTATTATTAATTAAGTAATAATATTTAAATTATAAATAAATAAGATAGAATCAATAATAATAAATAATAAAAAAATAGAGTATTTCTTTAGCTTTTTATCTTTATTAAAAATAGTAAATGGATTAAAAAGTATTGGATAATTAAAAAAGTCTTTGAATTGGTATAATTAATGAAATTTAGAATTTAGAGTAAATAAAAAATGTTTAAATAAATATATTATAATAAAAAAGTTAAGAATAAGTAATTTCAAACAACATAAAACTGTATAAATAGGGTGAATAATTTAATAAAAGTAATAAATTATACTGATGTCTTATTAATTTTAATATTTTATAATCTTATATGGGTACTAAATTATGTGCGGAATTGTAGGAATATCTGGAAAAAATATATCAAAAAAGCTTTATAAAATGCTTATTTCCATAAAACACAGAGGTCCTGATGGATCTGGAATTTCTATAGATAATAAAGTAATTTATAATAATTTAGAGAATATTACAAATCTGGAAGGATCCTTTGGAATGGGCCATAATTTACTTTCAATTGTAGGAAGTCGAGGTTTGCAGCCATTGGTAAAGGAAAACCTGATTTTAGTTTGTAATGGGGAAATATATAACTTTAAAGAGCTTAAAAACAAATTTCAGTTTTCACTTAATACAGATTCAGATTGTGAAATCATTTTAAGTCTTGTGCAGCGATTTCATAATGGTTCCCTCTATGATGCTGTGATAAAAACTATTGAATATCTTGACGGAGATTATGCTTTTGCAGTCTATGATGGAGAAAATTTTGCTGCAATAAGAGATCCTTTAGGAGTAAAACCCCTTTATTTTGGGAACAATAAAGAAATTTT encodes the following:
- a CDS encoding SdrD B-like domain-containing protein → MRKSVQRSLAILIMTVLVAVTISGFVSAAESTCENSIDSASNLQNIEITRESNLNNDPDDNGRDIRKKDHRDRDNYDRDNSDPNNNNRDRDDRDRDNNECDDNHRDRDGRDRDNNDRCHDQDRCDDRRDRDDRTGKIGDLVWEDLNANGIQDPNEPGLPGVTVNLWTGNQYRPITKIATTVTNATGNYIFKNLKSGIYWLEFIAPNSVVKWIFSPLNQGTNDSTDSDANAAGIAGPVCLKRCESDLSWDAGLYRLAALGDKVWLDVNKNGLQDPTEPGVAGVTVNLWTGNATGPLVKTAYSTITDANGNYIFTNLVPGIYWLEFILPSNIGFFTLQNQGSNDAIDSDVNASGIAGPIELISGEVDLTWDAGIDPGAAAGGDEEPTNGAAGDEEIISEEVAAAGEEVVAMQKTGIPVALFAMAVLMVLTGLILPKR